In Solimonas sp. K1W22B-7, the DNA window GGGCGAGCGCTTCACTGCCGCCGACGTGCTCTGGGGCGGCGCCCTGTTCTGGACCGTGAACTTCGGCCTGGTGCCCAGGCTGCCCGCGATCGAGCGCTACATCGAGCGCGTCAGCGCCCGGCCTGCGACCCAGCGTGCGCGCGAGTTCGACGCCAGGCTGGCCGCGCAGCAAGCCGCCTGAGGAGCCCGCCATGCCCACCACCACCTACCACGGCAGCTGCCACTGCGGCGCCGTCCGCTACGAGGCTGATATCGACCTCTCCGCCGGCACCAGCAAGTGCAATTGCTCCATCTGCAGCAAGGCCCGCCACTGGGGGACCTCGGTCAAGCCCGAAGCCTTCCGCCTGCTGTCCGGCGAGGAAGCCCTGCGCGACTACCAGTTCAACAGCAACAGCATGCACCACCTGTTCTGCGGCACTTGCGGCATGCGCCCCTTCGGACGCGGCGACATCCCGGAACTGGGTGGTGCCTTCGTGTCGATCAATCTGGCCTGCCTGGACGATCTGGACCCCGGCGTGCTGGCGGAGACGAAGGTGACGTACTGCAACG includes these proteins:
- a CDS encoding GFA family protein — protein: MPTTTYHGSCHCGAVRYEADIDLSAGTSKCNCSICSKARHWGTSVKPEAFRLLSGEEALRDYQFNSNSMHHLFCGTCGMRPFGRGDIPELGGAFVSINLACLDDLDPGVLAETKVTYCNGRENDWWHVPKETRHL